ACCCAGTACCACCAGTAATCAAAACTGCTTGCACGTTTTCATCAGCAATCCACTGCGAAACAATCGCGCGGAGTTGGTATACATCGTCAATCACGATTTTCTTATCCGCGAGTTGGTGACCCGCTTCTTGCAACGCATCAACCAAAAACTTGCCCGAAGTATCATTTTCTTCCGTGCGAGTATCAGAGACAGTCAGGACTGCAATTTTTGCAGGCGAAAATTCAGTAACAGCGTGACCCATGAAATTTGAACCTCAATGATTGATATCTGGAACGGCGTTATCCGCCGATAGAAGCCAGGTGCGGCGTCATACCCGTGTGCCCCTGGTCTAGAAAATGACTTTGCTTTTTATTTGCCAGCGCACCTTGAATGCGTGCGATAAGCGATTCTTCCTGTGAGTCATCCTGAAGTAAATCGCGAAGCTCAACGCCATAGTCACCGAAAAGGCACATGTGGAGCTTGCCCACTGCAGAAACGCGCAGACGATTGCAGGAATCACAGAAATCTTTTTTGTATGGCATGATAAGCCCGATTTCCCCCGCATAATCAGAGTGACAGAACACCTCTGCTGGTCCATCACTTTGGCTTCGCACCTTCATGATCCAACCGTTGGCGATCAAATGATTTCGGATAGACACACCCGACAAATGGTGATTTTTAAACAGGGAGTTCATCTCACCCGTTTGCATCAGCTCAATAAAGCGCAGTTGGATAGGTTTGTCTTTAATCCAGTTAAGGAAAGCGGGCAACTCGCCACTGTTGAGATCTTTCAACAAAACAGCGTTAACTTTGACCTGTTCATACCCTGCGTCGAAAGCAGCGTCAATACCACGCATCACCTGGTGAAATTTGTTCTCGCCAGTGATCTGGTGAAACATTCTTGGGTCAAGGCTATCCACACTCACGTTAATATTGGTGAGGCCAGCATCACGCCATTGCTGGGCATGTTTCTCGAGACGGTAACCATTTGTGGTCATCGCGACCTTCTCAATACCTTCTTGCGCCGCAATCATAGCAACAATGTCAGTGAAATCTTTTCGAAGCGTCGGTTCGCCACCGGTGATACGGACTTTAGAAGTACCACAGTCAGCAAATGCATCCACCACGCGATGAAGCTCATCCAACGTCAGGAAGCTTGAGTTTTTTTGCGTAGGCTTGTAACCGTCCGGCAAGCAATACGTGCAACGGAAGTTACAGACATCAGTAATAGACAACCTCAAGTAGTAAAACTTGCGGTTGAAGGAATCTTCAAATTGAACAGCCACGAAACACCTTTCCAAAAACGGGAGACGGCCACATTTCTACGACCGCCCTGGTGACTCAGGGTCACGGCCTAACACGCATATTCTGGCGAACTTAGCGGGATAGGCTTCGGAGTTACCTGCGTCCGGTATTGTCACTTGTGACAATAGGACCGGAGCTTTAAGCGTAATCTAGCAAAATTTATCTTTTACTAACAAGAAATGTCCCTCACTTTCGTGCAGATTTGCCAATGCCTTAACTTTTTACTCACTGTCTCAAAACACGAACAGATCTGTGACGAAACCTTCAAGCACAATTTTCTCACAACCGACGTGTGCAAGTTCTAATTGGACATGGAAAAGGAATTTTCAACCAATCCGTCGTTTCCGATCCATACTCAAAACTGGCAAAACGTGGTCTCGCATTGCATTTTGAGAGGTTTCAAATCGCAAATTCAAATTGCATTTTGCAACTTCAAAAATGAAATGTCTGCAAAATCAGTCATGTAGTGTCTGGGCATTGAATTTGCACTGTCGATTGTACGACACGGGTATCTAAGTAGTTCCGATATTTAATACATATAAAAAAAGGCGGCTCAGGGAAGAAGTGCTAAGCCGTCAGCAAAACCGGGAGCTTATGATGACAATTACTTTGCCAATCCTATTCAACAATCGTCACATCCTTCCTTCGGGACGTTTGCCATTGCGCGTAACCCCTGGAGAGCAGTTAAACACCGTGAAGTATGCCATGCGAAACGGTTTGGACCTTGGCGTTTGTATGGATGAAACCAGCCCTATCGGTGCTGGGATTGGAACAAGAGTTAAAATTGAAGACTTCAGTCTGGCGCCGGAAAGCGGTGCTTTAACTATCACAGTTTGTGGTCACGAAAGCTTTGTGATCGACAGCATTAAGGAAAATGATGTCGGTGTTGTTGAAGCAGTATGCCAGACACTTCCAGCTTGGCCAGAGCGTGCGGTAAGTAACGATGCTCAACCTTTGGCCGAAAGGCTTCTTATTATGTTCGAGCGTTATCCAGAACTGAGCTCGTTGCACAAAAAGCCAAACTTCGATGACCTAAGCTGGCTTTGCCAGCGCTGGTTGGAGCTTCTGCCAATTCCGGCGAGTGAGAAACAAGTTCTGATGGCAGCACATACCTGCAGTGACACTGCCGAGTATTTGCTTAGCTTGATGAAGGAGCCTCACTGATTTCGCCTCAAATTTATCCAACAAAGACCAGCGTACGCTGGTCTTTTTTTGTCCGCTGCGTGATCAAAAACCTAAAATAAAGTGAGAATTTGCGAGAAACCGCATTCTTTTATGACACATGCCTTATGATTGGCAATAGAAATCGAATAAAAACGAAGCGCGATGAAAGAACCAAAACAAAAAATCGTAGCCATTGGAGGCGGGCATGGTTTGGGACGTGTCCTGTCAGCTTTGCGCGAGCATGGCGATCTTGTCACAGGTGTTGTGACAACTACTGACAACGGTGGCTCAACAGGCCGTATTCGAGCGTGCCAGGGAGGTATTGCCTGGGGCGACACAAGAAACTGTATTAATCAGTTGATCACTGAGCCTTCTATCGGTTCGATGATTTTCGAATATCGTTTCAAAGGCAACGGCGAACTTGATGGCCATAACCTTGGCAACTTGATGCTCACGGCGCTGGATAACTTATCCATTCGCCCTTTGGAAGCAATCAACCTCATCAGGGATATGCTCAAAGTATCAACACATATCGTACCAATGTCTGAGCACCCTGCCGATCTTGCTGCCCAAACAACAACCGGTGAAGTGATTGCTGGCGAAACCGACGTGGATGAATTACCCGAGCCTCCTGCGCGTCTGATGCTAGAACCTGTAGTGCCTGCGACTAAAGAAGCTGTTATGGCTATTCACGAAGCCAAATTGGTAGTACTAGGCCCTGGAAGCTTTTTGACCAGCGTAATGCCACCGTTGCTGTTGCCTGAAGTCAACCGGGCACTCAAGCAGACGGACGCAAAAGTCATATTCATACGAAATCTTGGCAAAGAGCATGGTCCTGCCGGGCAAATGTCGTTGAAAACGATGTTGAACTGGTGCGAACGCTCGATGGGTGGACGTCGGATTGACGTGGTATTGGGGCCGGATATTGACGAAGAACTTGGCGATGATTACCAGCAAGTGGTGACAGATTTAGCATCTGCCAACCACCAGTGGCGTCATGATAGGGACAAATTATCCCAGGCGGTCGAGCAGATCTTGCTGACCTGCTAACGCTTTATATTGCACTGCGGTGCCCTGCAACATCGTCGTCAAACGAGGCAGTTGGTCTTGAACCCATGATTCCTGACCTTGTTTTACACGAGATTCACACTCACGCGCCAGCTCTGCCAGTTCGTCTGCGCCGAAGCTGGCTGCGCTACTTTTAATTGCATGGCTGATCTCTCGTACTTGCATTGCGCTCGGTGCTTCTGAAAGTTGATCAGAATATCGGCTTAGTTCGTCACTAAATACCACAAGCAGAGATGACACTGTATCTTCACCTACTTCAACTGCCAGCCGTCGCAACGTCTCATGATTCACTGTCGACGCCATAATTTAGTTCCTTTTTTCTTGTGATTCTTGCCAACTTTGCAGCTTGCGATAAATAGTTGATGGGCTCACTTCTAACAGGCCTGCCGCCTGAGGGATGTTTCCATCACATGCATCAATTGCAATTTGTATCGCTCGCTTTTCTACCAACCACAAGGGTTCAATATCGGCTTTCGTCACCGCCCCTTGATTCAACAACGCTGATGCGACTGACAAATCGTCGTCGCGCGAAGGAGCAATTGCTGTTTGCGTAGTTGCTCTAACGGGAGTAGATGCAATTTTGACACCAGAAACTGTATTTAATGGCGGAGGCAGCATTTGTTCTGTGACTTCTCGCGCATTGTGTAGCACAACAATGTTGCGGATCACATTCTGTAATTGCCTCACATTCCCTGGCCATTCGTAGCTTAACAAGCGGCCAGTAACTTCTGCGTTGAAGGTCCGAAAATCTTTTCCTTCCTCCATAGCAAACATAAGCAGCAGGGACTGAGCAATCTCGACGACATCCTCACCACGCTCGCGCAGCGGCGGAAGCGTCAAAGGGATGACATGCAGGCGATAGTAAAGATCTTCGCGGAAGTTGCCTTTCATCACCTCTTCCCAAGGATCACGGTTCGTCGCACAAACAAACCGCACATCGACTTGTTTTACTTTGGAAGACCCCACTTTCTGGAATGTGCCCGTTTGAATGAATCGCAGGAGTTTAGACTGTAGATCAAGATCCATTTCACAGATTTCATCCAGGAACAGCGTACCTCCATCAGCCATTTCTGCTGCGCCTTCTCGTTCGGACGCTGCGCCAGTAAAGGCGCCTTTCATGTGGCCAAATAGCTCACTCTCAATAAGATCTTTCGGGATAGCAGCACAGTTAATCGCGACAAACGGCTTTTTGGCGCGTGAGCTTGCGGCATGAACTGCTTCCGCACACACTTCTTTACCCGTGCCGCTTTCGCCAGTAATGAACACTGTCGCCTTACTAGGCGCAGCGGAGTCAATAACACGGTAAACAGCCTGCATTGGCACACTGTGCCCGATGAAGCCGTAATACGCTCCTTCAGGAGACTGGCCACCAATTTTACTTTTTGGTTTCAGCGCGTTATTGACAGTTACCCGTAACAAATCAGCTTCGCAAGGCTTAATCAGAAAGTCGCTTGCGCCGTAGCGCATTGCTTCCACAGCCGCATCAATTGAGCCATGCGCAGTCATGATCACAACGGGAATATCCGGGTGAAGTTCGCGAATTTCAGAAAGCACATCGAAACCGGAAATGTCAGGCAGTCGCAGATCCAAAAGGACCAACGCAAAATTACCTGAAGAAAAATGGTGAATCGCTTCCTGACCCGTACTTGCTATCTCAACCTCGACATCCAGTGGATTGAGATAAGACTTGTACAGTGCAGCCACAGAAGCGGTGTCTTCCACCATTAAGATGCGTTTTTTGGCGCCAGAATCTAGCATTGAACCCCCGCCATCGATCCCTCAATAAATCAATCTTTTTCTTAGAAAGTCAGTACCAATTATAACGCCGATTTTCGTCAACAAAGGAGAATCGGTGCGTTTTGCATTGCAATTTGCAAAAGAAATTGCAAATAAGGCAGTTCTAATTCTTTGGAATTGCTATGTCGTGCGTTAAAAATGTTGGCACACTTAATGCTTAATTTAAAGTGACCCTTCTGGGTCACCTAGCCAACTGACGTTGTTTGTGAGCACTTCGTTCACTGAAACAAGACAGCCAACCGACCTTCTTGCGGTTGGCTTTTTTTTTAGCTGTTCTGTATAAATAATGTCCGCAAATCAGCAATTTCATCACGTAGACCAGCGGCCGTTTCAAACTCCAGGTTTTGCGCAGCTTCGTACATTTGCGCTTCCAGTTTCTGGATTTGAGCTTCAATTTGTTGCGGTGACTTGGCCACATAAGCGGCATCTTCTTCTGCCACCGCCTTAAGCGATGAAGACACTTTTGGCTTCTGCGGCCGACGTTTGCCGCCTAATTCCATTACATCAGCAATCTTCTTATTGAGCTTCTGAGGAACAATTCCATGTTCTTCGTTATGGGCCTGCTGTTTCGCACGGCGACGCTCTGTCTCTTCTATTGCACGCTGCATAGAACCTGTAATGCTGTCCCCATACAGAATCGCCTTACCAGCAAGGTTACGCGCTGCACGACCGATAGTCTGAATAAGAGACCGGTCTGAGCGCAGGAAACCTTCCTTATCTGCATCCAGAATAGCCACGAGTGACACCTCTGGCATGTCGAGGCCTTCTCGCAGCAAGTTGATCCCCACAAGGACGTCAAACTCACCCAGTCTCAAATCCCGGATGATCTCCACACGTTCAACGGTATCGATGTCTGAGTGCAGGTAACGAACACGCACGTCGTGCTCTTCCAGATATTCTGTCAGGTCCTCTGCCATACGTTTGGTCAGTGTAGTCACCAACACGCGCTCGTCTTTCTGCGTACGGAGACGAATTTCAGAAAGCAGATCGTCCACTTGAGTCGCTACTGGGCGCACTTCTATTTCTGGGTCTAGAAGACCCGTTGGCCGCACTACCTGATCAGCGATTTCACCATCTGATTTCTCGAGTTCGTATTTACCCGGCGTTGCAGACACATAGACGGTTTGCGGTGCCAGCGCTTCGAACTCGTCAAACTTGAGCGGACGGTTATCCAGAGCAGAAGGTAATCGGAAGCCATACTCCACCAGCGTTTCTTTGCGCGAGCGGTCACCTTTGTACATCGCGCCTATCTGCGGCACAGTAACGTGCGATTCGTCGATGATGAGAAGACCATCAGCAGGCAGGTAGTCAAACAAGGTTGGTGGTGGCTCACCTTCGGTTCGGCCACTCAAGTAGCGTGAGTAGTTCTCAATCCCTGAGCAATAACCCAGCTCTTGCATCATTTCAAGGTCAAACAGGGTGCGCTGGGAAATACGTTGCTCTTCAATCAGCTTATTGTTTTCCAGCAAGACTTTTTTTCGGTCAGCCAGTTCAACTTTGATGTGCTCAATGGCGTCCAGAATTTTCTCACGCGGCGTCACATAGTGGGTTTTCGGATAAATCGTCGCCCGAGGCAGATTACGTTCAGAAATAGAGCCGGTCAGCGGGTCAAAAACGCTGATGCATTCCACTTCGTCGTCAAATAGCTCAATACGGATAGCATCGCGATCAGATTCCGCGGGGAAAATATCAATCACTTCACCGCGCACGCGGAAGGTACCACGACTAAAAGCCTGATCGTTTCGGGTATATTGAAGCTCAGCAAGCCGTCGCAGAATCATGCGCTGCTCTATCATGTCCCCACGGCGCAGGTGCAACATCATCTTGAGATAGGAATCAGGATCACCCAGACCGTAAATTGCAGAGACGGAAGCGACAATCACCACATCGCGGCGTTCCATCAGCGCTTTGGTTGCGGAAAGACGCATTTGCTCAACGTGTTCGTTGATAGACGCATCTTTTTCAATAAAGGTGTCGGAAGCAGGCACATACGCTTCTGGTTGGTAGTAGTCGTAATAAGAAACGAAATACTCCACCGCATTTTCTGGAAAGAACTCTCTCATCTCACCATACAACTGCGCTGCCAGCGTTTTGTTGGGCGCCAATATCATGGTTGGGCGTCCAGCCTCGGCAATCACATTGGCCATGGTGTAGGTCTTCCCCGACCCCGTCACACCCAACAACGTTTGATGTGCAAGACCAGAATCCAGCCCATCCAACAATTGGTTGATGGCGGTAGGCTGGTCACCTGCCGGTTTAAATGGCGATTGCAGTTTAAAAGTCTTGCCCATCTTGCTTCCGTGACTCAATCATCAAACCACTCATTTTGCGCGCTTAGTCCCCTAAGTCAACTGACAAGATACTGACAAGGCTCGGAGTTGTTGACACATTCGGTTTCCACACCGAAGATCTCTTCCATACTAAAGAGGTCGGCACAGTCCACCAACATGAATATTTGAGGAAAATGATGAAAAAAGTAGCGGTAGTAACCGGTGGCTCAGCAGGGATCGGCCTCGCGGTCGTCGATGGATTTATTGCAGAGGGATACACCGTTTACTCGCTGGATATTCATCAAGGCCCTCGCGGAAACTGGGTGAATTGCAATGTGACCGACTCAGCTGCTGTCGATGCTGCTGTTGATGAGGTCATTGCAAACGATGGTCAGATTGACGCTTTGGTGTGTAACGCCGGTATCCATTTCAGCTCAAACATTGAAAACACCAGTGAAGAAGATTTCGATCGTGTCATGAGTATCAATGTCAAAGGCGCTTACTACGCGATTCGCGCTTGCCTGCCAACCATGAAAGCGGCGAAATCTGGTAGCATCGTGCTGCTTGGTTCAGACCAATGCACCGTCGCTAAGGGCAATTCCTTTGCTTATAACCTGAGTAAGCACGCGATTGCGTCGATGGCAAAAACCACTGCGCTCGATTATGCCCAGTTCAACATCCGCGCCAACGCCGTATGTGCGGGCACCACAGAGACACCGCTGTATCATAAAGCGGTTGATGCCTACTGCGAGCGTTCGGGGGCAGATAAAGAAGTCGTCCATAAAGAAGAAGGCAATTTGCAGCCACTGGGACGCATCGCTCAGCCGGAGGAAGTGGCCAACATGGTCGTTTTCTTAGCTAGCGAAAAAGCCAGTTTTATCACTGGCAGCCTTCATGCTGTTGATGGCGGCTACACGGCACAGTAACCATGAAGTTTATCGATCCTCACCTGCATTTATTTGATCGCCAGAAAGGTAAATACGGTTGGCTGCAAACTGGCAATCCCCCTTTCTGGCAGGAAAAAGCCGTTATACAAAGGGACTTTTCTGAATCAGACTTGCAGGTTTCTGCACCCGCAGAACTCGTTGGTTTTGTGCATGTCGAAGCAGGATTCGATAACGAAGCCCCCTGGCGAGAAATCGAATGGCTCGAAAGCACCTGCCAATTACCATTCAGAAGCATTGCCTGTGCAGACCTGACCCTCTCTTCCGAAGTGTTTAGTGAGCAGGTGACGCGCTTGAAAACGCTGAGCTCTGTGGTGGGGGTTCGACATATTCTGGATGACGATGCGGTAACCTTGCTAAGCAATCAGCAGGTAAAACGGAATCTCGCACATCTAGAAAAAGAAGGGGTGATCTTCGAAGCACAATTTGATGCCAACGACGACAGAGCTGTAGCTGCATTTCTCGATGTCATTGGTCACTTACCTTCTCTCCATGTTGTCCTTAACCACGCTGGTTTTCCACCACCAGCAAACTCTGCGGGCTGGAAGGAGAATATTGAGAAGCTTTCTGGTTTGAATAACCTTTGGGTGAAGGCATCAGGTTGGGAAATGGCGGACAGACACTTTCCGGTTAATGCCATTGCACAAACCATCGAAACTTTAATTGCCGCATTTGGACATGACCGAGTCATGCTGGCGAGCAATTTCCCTCTGACACTGTTTAGAACGTCTTACACAGAGCTTTGGCAAGACTATCTCTCACTCGACTTTCCTAGGGAAGATTTCCAGAAGGTCATGTACCAAAACGCCTCCACTTTTTATCGCTTTTAGGCTGAAAGACAGAGAAAAAACAACCCGCTCAAAGGCGGGTTGTTTCGTCAGTATCCCATCGAGCGATTACTTAATCTCAATACGTGGCGAACGCATGACCACTTCATCGTTCAACTCAATGCCGATACCCGGCTCTTCCGAGACCTCAAAAAAGCCATTCACCGGCTGAGGATCCTGAATACACAGTTCGCGGTTCCACGACTTAATCGCATATGTATGATGCTCGTGGATCAGGAAGTTAGGAATGGCGGTTTCCAGGTGCAAAGACGCTGCAGTGGCCACAGGGCCACCACAAACGTGCGCCTGAATGCGAACATCGAAGATATCCGCGTAATCACAGACTTTCTTTGTTTCCGTAAAGCCGCCACACAGGCCGATATCCGGCTGCAGCACGTCAACACTTTGGTCTTCAAGATACGGGCGCACACCCCAACGGTTATACAAACGCTCACCACCTGCAATTGGCACGTTCACGCGATCTGCCACTTTCTTATGCAGGGAATGGTTGAGGTAGTTCACTGGCTCTTCGTAATACATGCAGTCGAACTCTTCAGCGATCTCACCCAGCTGAATCGCCGTTGTTGCACCCGGCAAGCTGTGGCATTCAAAAATGATGTCCACTTCGTCACCTACCGCCTCACGAATGGCTTTCATACGTGCGCGATACAATTTCATTTCTGCACGGGAAATGATTTTGGTGCGCTCGTAGTACGTGTTGCCATCTTTGTCGTACATGATTGGGTCAACCTTGACAGCATCATAACCTTCAGCAATCGCTTTAAGCGCCGCTTCTGCATACTCTTCCGGCTGTGACAGTGCCTTGAACTCTTTGTCCCAGTCAAACTGAAGCTGAGAAGCATAGGTACGAAGCTTGTCATTTACCTTACCACCCAGCAGTTGGTAGACAGGAAGGCCAAGTGCCTTTCCTTTGATGTCCCAAAGCGCCGTGTCAATCGCACTCATCGCGGCATAGACAACAGGCCCACCGCCCAATCCCCAGAAACTCTCTCGCAGCATACGCGACCACAGCATTTCTGTCTGGAATGGGTCATGACCAATTAAGAATGCCTCGGCCATTTCTTTAATCATGTTTGCGGCTGCACTGTGCCCCAAATCGTAAGCAAGACCTGCCTCACCGACACCACTGATCCCTTCATCAGTGTGAATACGCACAAATACCGGGTTCCAAGGTGGCCTTTCCGGGCAATGAATATCGAAAACTTCGACTGACGTGACTTTCATCCATGTACTCCAAATCGTCTTATTATTTTGTCTTTATTCCATAAAGCTTGGGTCAAGGCGCCAAGCTTTCCGAAGAAGTGATGGCCAAGCAAGCTGTCCACCCGTTGCGCCAGAATGAACAACATTAGCCTGCGCAAAGATATTATCCTGGATAGGCTGAGGCACAGAAATTGCCTCTTTGCCTGCTGCCTGCAACATTAACTGAACTTCGCAAGCACGCTGCATATCGTAAAAACGCATGAAGGCGTCACCCACGGTTGGGCCTAACGTTAAGCCGCCATGGTTGACCAACAACATATGATTAGTACTACCAAGATCTTCCTGTAATCGCTTACGCTCATCTCCATTCACCGCAAGCCCTTCATAGCCGTGATAAGAAAGCGAAGGCAGTGAGAACATCGAATACTGGCTAAGCGGCAGTAAACCTTCTTTTTGACTCGCGACTGCAATGGTTTCATTGGTATGCAGATGGATCACACAGTGTGCATCCGAACGTGCTTCATGGATCGCACTGTGAATGGTGAAACCGGCAGGGTTAATCGTAAATGGGGTGTCATCGAGGATATTTCCATCCAAATCGACTTTTACCAGGTTCGACGCAGTGACCTCGTCAAACGCTACACCAAAAGCATTCACCAGATAAGTATCGGTATCAGGAATGCGTAGAGAGAGATGAGTATAGATAAGATCATCCCAGCCCATGTGAGCAACCAGGCGATAGCAAGCCGCTAGGTCGACTCGACGTTGCCATTCAATCTCACTAATTTTTCCTTTTAGGTCCAGCTTAGGTAGCGCTTCCACAATTTATTCCTTTTTTGCTCGTTCCCTGCCCTCTCAGCTTGTCTTATTTGTCTTCGACAGGCAAATAAGAGGCAAGATTGTGCGTACTTAAGAAGAAAATAAAGAACCTACTCAGTGTGTACAACTTAAAATTATCACTTTATCAAGATCAACTGGGCAAAATTCACTCAATCACTTTGTATTTAAAGTCTTTTACACCGCTCCGTTTAATTTTACTTCACTGAAGAATACTCAATTATGAGATCCTATGGGGATAAAGGTGTTGATTAACACACTTATCCACAGAATTTGTGGGTAACCCTCGCGAGCACAAACCAGAAACGTGTTCCAAAATGTCAAACCCTTTTTCCCATACTCACCAGCAAATCGACTAATCGCACACGAAAAGCAACAATGAGAGCTATATCACACTATCAATTTACTAGATCTTGTTTCCATCTTACGCATTTTAGCCAGCGGGCAGACACTTCTGACTCCAGTGCTGTTTAAGTTTTGTTCAATCTAAGTTAGGCCCTTTTCAGAAACGCAAAGACATCGCCTTTTAGAGGTGTTGTGATAGCGACTGAAATTTTTCAAATAGGCAGAGATCCAAGCTTTTATTTGCACCATAAAAAGCCCACAGAACAAAAAATCAGCCAATCTTGATCACACATTAAGCAGATGATTTAAATTCATCAAAATGTGGGTTTTCGGTGGTTGACAGCCTAAAGGGCGATAGCTAAGATTCGCCCCGCTTTGAGCGATTCCCCCTTAGTTCAGTCGGTAGAACGGCGGACTGTTAATCCGTATGTCGCTGGTTCAAGTCCAGCAGGGGGAGCCACTTTTCGTTAACTTGTTTAAGAATGAGTTAGCCGTCAGGATTGTCGCTTCGCGATATGTCGCTGACCTAGGCGGCCCCGTTGCAAGTCCAGCAGGGGGAGCCACTTTTCGTTAACTTGTTTAAGAATGAGTCAGCCGTCAGGATTGTCGCTTCGCGATATGTCGCTGACCTAGGCGGCCCCGTTGCAAGTCCAGCAGGGGGAGCCACTTTTCGTTAACTTGTTTAAGAATGAGTCAGCCGTCAGGATTGTCGCTTCGCGATATGTCGCTGACCTAGGCGGCCCCGTTGCAAGTCCAGCAGAGGGAGCCACACTAGATACATCGCCGCGGCGGTGAATCACAGAATCTGTTCCCCCTTAGTTCAGTCGGTAGAACGGCGGACTGTTAATCCGTATGTCGCAAGTTCAAGTCTTGCAGGGGGAGCCACTTTTTAGATGATTGGTTTTCGAACGAGTCATCGGTTTGTCGAAGTATCGCTTCGCGATTTGTCACAAGCCTGGGCGGCCCCGTAAAGTCTTACAGGGGAACCACTTTCGACGCATCGCCAAGGCGGTGAATCACAAAAATCTGTTCCCCCTTAGTTCAGTCGGTAGAACGGCGGACTGTTAATCCGTATGTCGCTGGTTCAAGTCCAGCAGGGGGAGCCACTTTTCGTTAACTTGTTTAAGAATGAGTTAGCCGTTAGCACTGTCGCTTCGCGATATGTCGCTGACCTAGGCGGCCCCGTTGCAATTCCAACAGATGTAGCCACTTTCGAAAACCCAGCCTAGCGCTGGGTTTTTTGTATTTGTTTTGTGGATATGACGCACAGGAATTGTTACTACCTATTATCTAGACTGTAAGCAATCGCCCAGATCCGGGCAAAGTTTGTCCGCTGCAGCAATTTTGATGAAAAACCCTTTCTCCTATCTGTTGTTATAGGCGCTTCAAAGGCCGATAATACAAAGATCTCTTTAAAATTTTCAAAGAATGGCATGACTGAGTATTTATTGCTTCTTGTCGGCACCGTCCTGGTAAACAACTTTGTGCTGGTTAAGTTCCTTGGCCTGTGCCCATTTATGGGC
The nucleotide sequence above comes from Grimontia kaedaensis. Encoded proteins:
- the moaA gene encoding GTP 3',8-cyclase MoaA → MAVQFEDSFNRKFYYLRLSITDVCNFRCTYCLPDGYKPTQKNSSFLTLDELHRVVDAFADCGTSKVRITGGEPTLRKDFTDIVAMIAAQEGIEKVAMTTNGYRLEKHAQQWRDAGLTNINVSVDSLDPRMFHQITGENKFHQVMRGIDAAFDAGYEQVKVNAVLLKDLNSGELPAFLNWIKDKPIQLRFIELMQTGEMNSLFKNHHLSGVSIRNHLIANGWIMKVRSQSDGPAEVFCHSDYAGEIGLIMPYKKDFCDSCNRLRVSAVGKLHMCLFGDYGVELRDLLQDDSQEESLIARIQGALANKKQSHFLDQGHTGMTPHLASIGG
- a CDS encoding LON peptidase substrate-binding domain-containing protein, with protein sequence MMTITLPILFNNRHILPSGRLPLRVTPGEQLNTVKYAMRNGLDLGVCMDETSPIGAGIGTRVKIEDFSLAPESGALTITVCGHESFVIDSIKENDVGVVEAVCQTLPAWPERAVSNDAQPLAERLLIMFERYPELSSLHKKPNFDDLSWLCQRWLELLPIPASEKQVLMAAHTCSDTAEYLLSLMKEPH
- the yvcK gene encoding uridine diphosphate-N-acetylglucosamine-binding protein YvcK; the encoded protein is MKEPKQKIVAIGGGHGLGRVLSALREHGDLVTGVVTTTDNGGSTGRIRACQGGIAWGDTRNCINQLITEPSIGSMIFEYRFKGNGELDGHNLGNLMLTALDNLSIRPLEAINLIRDMLKVSTHIVPMSEHPADLAAQTTTGEVIAGETDVDELPEPPARLMLEPVVPATKEAVMAIHEAKLVVLGPGSFLTSVMPPLLLPEVNRALKQTDAKVIFIRNLGKEHGPAGQMSLKTMLNWCERSMGGRRIDVVLGPDIDEELGDDYQQVVTDLASANHQWRHDRDKLSQAVEQILLTC
- a CDS encoding Hpt domain-containing protein, with protein sequence MASTVNHETLRRLAVEVGEDTVSSLLVVFSDELSRYSDQLSEAPSAMQVREISHAIKSSAASFGADELAELARECESRVKQGQESWVQDQLPRLTTMLQGTAVQYKALAGQQDLLDRLG
- the luxO gene encoding quorum-sensing sigma-54 dependent transcriptional regulator LuxO, producing the protein MLDSGAKKRILMVEDTASVAALYKSYLNPLDVEVEIASTGQEAIHHFSSGNFALVLLDLRLPDISGFDVLSEIRELHPDIPVVIMTAHGSIDAAVEAMRYGASDFLIKPCEADLLRVTVNNALKPKSKIGGQSPEGAYYGFIGHSVPMQAVYRVIDSAAPSKATVFITGESGTGKEVCAEAVHAASSRAKKPFVAINCAAIPKDLIESELFGHMKGAFTGAASEREGAAEMADGGTLFLDEICEMDLDLQSKLLRFIQTGTFQKVGSSKVKQVDVRFVCATNRDPWEEVMKGNFREDLYYRLHVIPLTLPPLRERGEDVVEIAQSLLLMFAMEEGKDFRTFNAEVTGRLLSYEWPGNVRQLQNVIRNIVVLHNAREVTEQMLPPPLNTVSGVKIASTPVRATTQTAIAPSRDDDLSVASALLNQGAVTKADIEPLWLVEKRAIQIAIDACDGNIPQAAGLLEVSPSTIYRKLQSWQESQEKRN
- the uvrB gene encoding excinuclease ABC subunit UvrB, with the protein product MGKTFKLQSPFKPAGDQPTAINQLLDGLDSGLAHQTLLGVTGSGKTYTMANVIAEAGRPTMILAPNKTLAAQLYGEMREFFPENAVEYFVSYYDYYQPEAYVPASDTFIEKDASINEHVEQMRLSATKALMERRDVVIVASVSAIYGLGDPDSYLKMMLHLRRGDMIEQRMILRRLAELQYTRNDQAFSRGTFRVRGEVIDIFPAESDRDAIRIELFDDEVECISVFDPLTGSISERNLPRATIYPKTHYVTPREKILDAIEHIKVELADRKKVLLENNKLIEEQRISQRTLFDLEMMQELGYCSGIENYSRYLSGRTEGEPPPTLFDYLPADGLLIIDESHVTVPQIGAMYKGDRSRKETLVEYGFRLPSALDNRPLKFDEFEALAPQTVYVSATPGKYELEKSDGEIADQVVRPTGLLDPEIEVRPVATQVDDLLSEIRLRTQKDERVLVTTLTKRMAEDLTEYLEEHDVRVRYLHSDIDTVERVEIIRDLRLGEFDVLVGINLLREGLDMPEVSLVAILDADKEGFLRSDRSLIQTIGRAARNLAGKAILYGDSITGSMQRAIEETERRRAKQQAHNEEHGIVPQKLNKKIADVMELGGKRRPQKPKVSSSLKAVAEEDAAYVAKSPQQIEAQIQKLEAQMYEAAQNLEFETAAGLRDEIADLRTLFIQNS
- a CDS encoding SDR family NAD(P)-dependent oxidoreductase, giving the protein MKKVAVVTGGSAGIGLAVVDGFIAEGYTVYSLDIHQGPRGNWVNCNVTDSAAVDAAVDEVIANDGQIDALVCNAGIHFSSNIENTSEEDFDRVMSINVKGAYYAIRACLPTMKAAKSGSIVLLGSDQCTVAKGNSFAYNLSKHAIASMAKTTALDYAQFNIRANAVCAGTTETPLYHKAVDAYCERSGADKEVVHKEEGNLQPLGRIAQPEEVANMVVFLASEKASFITGSLHAVDGGYTAQ